In a genomic window of Spirochaetota bacterium:
- a CDS encoding TetR/AcrR family transcriptional regulator has protein sequence MNREERRDHIVDCAKRLFVEKGFHHTTVSDVIEEARIARSTFYAHFTSKVDIFRILVDRYAVIMHQAILGINLSQARREAPLTVQIRDMTDRLVTAIEQNRDLTLLLITAPLGQDDDFDKSVLDLFTQVLNAIRIQLDDGIAGGTIRPLSPRIVSYVIMGSIKEILLQWLSYGEIEDLRAALDDIIAFILLGIATRDQSPSNSQSAKIG, from the coding sequence ATGAACAGGGAAGAGAGGCGGGATCATATCGTCGACTGCGCCAAGCGGCTTTTCGTCGAAAAAGGATTTCATCACACGACCGTGAGCGACGTCATCGAAGAGGCGCGCATCGCGCGGAGCACCTTTTACGCCCATTTCACGAGCAAGGTGGACATTTTCAGGATACTGGTGGACCGCTATGCCGTGATCATGCACCAGGCGATCCTGGGGATCAACCTTTCCCAGGCGAGGCGGGAGGCGCCGCTCACGGTCCAGATACGCGACATGACGGACCGGCTCGTGACCGCGATCGAACAGAACCGCGATCTCACGCTTCTCCTTATAACCGCGCCGCTGGGCCAGGACGACGATTTCGATAAAAGCGTCCTGGACCTTTTCACCCAGGTCCTGAACGCCATCCGCATTCAGCTCGACGACGGTATCGCGGGGGGAACCATTCGTCCGCTTTCCCCGCGCATCGTGTCCTACGTCATCATGGGTTCCATCAAGGAGATACTCTTGCAGTGGCTGTCGTACGGGGAAATCGAAGATCTCCGCGCGGCCCTGGACGACATTATCGCCTTTATACTCCTGGGAATCGCGACACGGGATCAGTCGCCCTCGAACTCGCAGAGCGCAAAAATCGGGTAG
- a CDS encoding YbhB/YbcL family Raf kinase inhibitor-like protein: MLAFGISIIHIFRYILFILFKGARMKISSDSFRGGDAIDARHAMKAIRGGQNISPHLVISGVPAGAKTLAVACIDRHPMAQGWVHWMAVNLPADTAFISEGASGKSMPRGSLELGNTFGAQGYGGPQPPRGSGRHAYEFTVYAVSEILRVADRRMGESELLELMRGKILANDSITGYFENK, encoded by the coding sequence ATGCTAGCATTCGGCATATCCATCATCCATATTTTCCGATACATTCTCTTCATTCTCTTCAAGGGGGCGCGTATGAAGATTTCGTCGGATTCTTTCAGGGGCGGGGACGCGATCGATGCCCGCCACGCGATGAAGGCGATACGGGGCGGACAGAATATCTCACCCCACCTGGTGATAAGCGGGGTTCCCGCGGGGGCGAAGACGCTCGCCGTCGCGTGCATCGACCGCCATCCCATGGCGCAGGGATGGGTGCACTGGATGGCGGTGAACCTCCCCGCGGATACCGCGTTTATAAGCGAGGGCGCGTCCGGTAAATCGATGCCGCGCGGATCGCTTGAGCTCGGCAACACGTTCGGCGCGCAGGGATACGGGGGACCGCAGCCGCCGCGCGGGAGCGGCAGGCACGCCTATGAATTTACGGTCTACGCGGTGAGCGAAATCCTGCGCGTCGCGGACAGGCGAATGGGCGAAAGTGAATTGCTTGAGCTCATGCGCGGGAAAATTCTTGCCAACGATTCGATAACCGGTTATTTCGAGAACAAATAG